The Chroicocephalus ridibundus chromosome 27, bChrRid1.1, whole genome shotgun sequence genome has a segment encoding these proteins:
- the LOC134507753 gene encoding LOW QUALITY PROTEIN: butyrophilin subfamily 2 member A1-like (The sequence of the model RefSeq protein was modified relative to this genomic sequence to represent the inferred CDS: deleted 1 base in 1 codon), with amino-acid sequence MGVSVQLTAVIFILVLVSTHYLAAGDGHDPLLVLDGYEDEGIRLKCFTERLFSEVQVLWTDGRGGSLTGTPLSTNTITANASSSIILKPGSGNTVSCKIIDKLLKTSTESSVVIANVFFPATSPWLAAFIVILLLGIFLVIAAIYKLRSNSKTTTRERNAQKEFQKEIADLKDELDEERDRFQNENQDMLDKIENVQNELDFRRAQSNAVNITLDENCKHPSLVIKEKNRVMSSTQKEILPKAVVVATKGFSEKRHYWEVEVGDKSEWELGVVDEEIRNTLRNTTINTFPKGNLLSLRFSQGKYTLTGGKGEGNFKPCSVVGVFLDWESSTLSFFDVEEKCLLESLTFELSGNLYPFFSPGSDDKWLGVRPVTLKIQILCDILPQGQEEIDKLIMW; translated from the exons CTGACAGCTGTCATCTTCATCTTGGTATTGGTATCTACACACTATCTCGCTGCAG GTGATGGCCATGATCCGCTGCTTGTCTTGGATGGTTATGAGGATGAAGGCATTCGACTCAAATGTTTCACTGAGAGGTTGTTTTCTGAAGTCCAGGTGTTGTGGACAGATGGTAGAGGCGGTAGTCTCACTGGGACTCCTCTCAGCACCAACACCATCACTGCTAATGCCAGCAGCTCCATCATTCTGAAACCAGGATCTGGAAACACTGTGTCCTGCAAAATAATCGATAAACTGCTGAAAACATCAACAGAATCTTCAGTCGTCATTGCGA ATGTCTTCTTTCCTGCCACCTCCCCTTGGCTGGCAGCTTTTATCGTGATCCTGCTCTTGGGCATATTCCTGGTTATCGCGGCAATTTATAAACTCAGAA gCAACAGTAAGACAACTACTCGTGAAA GAAATGCACAAAAGGAATTTCAAAAAG AGATAGCGGATCTCAAAGATGAACTGG ATGAGGAGCGGGACAGATTTCAGAATg AAAATCAGGATATGTTGGACAAAATTG aaAACGTCCAAAATGAGCTGG atttCAGAAGAGCTCAAAGCAACGCAG TTAATATCACTCTGGATGAGAATTGCAAACATCCCAGCCTCGTCattaaggagaaaaacagagtCATGTCCTCCACGCAGAAGGAGATCCTGCCCAAAGCAGTGGTGGTAGCTACTAAAGGGTTTTCAGAAAAGAGACATTACTGGGAAGTGGAGGTGGGGGATAAATCAGAGTGGGAGCTGGGTGTCGTGGATGAGGAAATTAGAAACACACTGAGGAACACCACAATAAATACTTTCCCAAAGGGGAATTTACTCAGTCTGCGGTTTTCTCAGGGAAAATACACCTTAACTGGTGGGAAAGGTGAAGGAAATTTCAAGCCCTGCAGCGTGGTAGGTGTTTTCCTGGATTGGGAATCTAGCACGCTGTCATTCTTTGATGTTGAAGAAAAGTGCCTTCTTGAGTCTCTCACTTTTGAGCTTTCTGGGAATCTGTACCCATTCTTCAGTCCAGGCTCTGACGACAAATGGTTGGGAGTACGCCCTGTA acacttaaaatacaaatactCTGTGACATCCTTCCACAGGGCCAGGAGGAGATTGATAAATTAATTATGTGGTGA